A single window of Watersipora subatra chromosome 11, tzWatSuba1.1, whole genome shotgun sequence DNA harbors:
- the LOC137408397 gene encoding uncharacterized protein has translation MVLGLSDGTTHCGNTTSHPFPTTYDETITHGTKQGLNSAAAFWSILIFGLAIFVSSGGLLLIFLIHRKTAKHASLIMMSTLANLTAGAFSDLVFRATFFAIGEDKFTEISPMLCTIFIIIPDYFMIAIMLCLPLLSIERLLRLETKEYLTARQTRQLFGCLLVFAYSIAFVFSILPTTNLFTEGVNVRCGGKLVYGYSFSYIYSVVTLISVILTAAFAIAVALRLKTRLQHLGTTTRKKIVLKQGTISAIAITGVLFLALAPFAISLQLVLMCGSQQIDDEQYCQQIIIDIALRLCVAIQKFSLLLLPIVFLGLNPKLRHKVWLTITKTKRMENVVTISTMTTSKDSVTEQVNDGFEMDDEDEEDDDDFITIAEDLSFGKCGDTKGEVNRRFNRCTRTRQSVLDMVDVLSVISERSESVQD, from the coding sequence ATGGTCTTGGGACTATCGGACGGTACAACGCATTGTGGCAACACAACGAGTCATCCCTTTCCTACTACCTATGACGAGACAATCACACACGGTACTAAACAAGGATTAAATAGTGCCGCAGCTTTTTGGTCAATTCTCATCTTCGGCCTCGCCATATTTGTTTCGAGCGGTGGACTCCTGCTCATTTTTCTTATTCACCGCAAAACAGCCAAACATGCCAGTCTGATTATGATGAGTACGCTTGCCAACCTGACAGCCGGGGCATTCTCTGACTTAGTCTTCAGAGCAACCTTCTTCGCCATCGGGGAGGATAAATTCACGGAGATAAGTCCGATGCTTTGTACGATCTTTATTATCATACCAGACTATTTCATGATAGCCATTATGCTTTGCTTGCCACTGCTCAGCATCGAGCGTCTGCTTAGACTTGAAACTAAGGAGTATCTGACAGCAAGACAAACACGACAACTATTTGGATGTCTTTTGGTCTTTGCTTATTCTATCGCGTTTGTTTTCAGCATTCTGCCAACTACTAACCTTTTCACTGAAGGGGTGAATGTACGATGTGGAGGCAAACTTGTCTATGGATactcattttcatatatttatagcgTAGTTACACTCATATCCGTTATTCTAACAGCTGCTTTCGCTATAGCGGTCGCTTTGCGATTAAAAACAAGACTTCAACATCTTGGAACAACTACCAGAAAAAAGATTGTTCTCAAGCAGGGAACTATCTCAGCAATCGCAATAACTGGCGTATTATTTCTTGCACTCGCACCCTTTGCAATCTCACTTCAATTAGTTCTTATGTGTGGGAGTCAACAAATTGATGATGAACAGTATTGCCAACAAATAATAATTGATATCGCGCTACGACTATGTGTTGCTATACAGAAGTTCAGTTTGTTGCTACTACCAATAGTATTTCTTGGGCTAAACCCCAAGCTCAGGCATAAGGTCTGGTTGACAATTACGAAAACCAAAAGAATGGAAAATGTGGTAACTATATCAACAATGACTACCAGCAAAGACTCCGTCACTGAACAGGTAAATGATGGATTTGAAATGGACGATGAGGACGAGGAAGATGATGACGATTTTATAACGATCGCTGAAGACCTCTCATTTGGTAAATGTGGAGACACAAAAGGAGAAGTGAACAGACGATTTAATCGCTGCACACGAACACGACAAAGTGTGTTAGATATGGTTGATGTTCTGTCAGTAATAAGTGAAAGGAGTGAAAGCGTTCAAGATTAG